A region from the Maledivibacter sp. genome encodes:
- a CDS encoding chromate transporter, protein MGNNKNILWKLFNVFFRIGFFTIGGGYAMLPMLQREVVEKHAWATEEEIMDYYAIGQSTPGIIAINTATFIGFKEKGVIGGIIATLGMVVPSWFIIISIAAFFQQFADNLWIQKAFSGIRVVVVVLILNAVIKMGKKAIKDWIGMTIGIMAFIVVAFLHTSPIYVIITAGVIGILLNTLRMRGKQI, encoded by the coding sequence ATGGGAAACAATAAGAATATATTGTGGAAATTGTTTAATGTATTTTTCAGAATAGGTTTTTTTACAATTGGTGGTGGTTATGCTATGCTCCCTATGCTCCAAAGAGAAGTGGTGGAAAAACATGCATGGGCAACTGAAGAGGAGATAATGGACTATTATGCCATAGGGCAATCCACACCTGGGATCATTGCCATAAATACGGCTACATTCATTGGATTTAAAGAAAAAGGAGTCATTGGAGGGATAATAGCTACATTGGGTATGGTTGTTCCTTCTTGGTTTATAATAATATCCATAGCGGCTTTCTTTCAACAGTTTGCAGATAATTTGTGGATTCAAAAAGCCTTTTCCGGCATACGTGTTGTAGTGGTAGTACTTATTTTAAATGCAGTCATAAAAATGGGGAAAAAGGCTATTAAGGATTGGATTGGGATGACTATTGGAATCATGGCATTTATAGTAGTTGCATTTCTACATACATCCCCAATTTATGTTATTATCACTGCTGGAGTTATCGGCATCTTGTTAAATACCCTAAGAATGAGGGGAAAGCAGATATGA
- a CDS encoding Na+/H+ antiporter NhaC family protein: MEHMGILSILPVILAIIIAIKTKNVVPALFIGVFTGVLILVGGNPITGITTMIKEYLFTQLTDSYNAGVLVLLVFIGGFVGLMEKSGGAAAFALKVAGVINNRFKVQLSAWLGGIIVFFSDLGTPLIVGPIFEPLADKLRVSREKLAWILDSTASPVAVLVPFIGWGVYVMGLIQKEFEVLSIAESDWTAFIRAIPFQFYPIMAVLMVPIVAYTGFEFSAMAKAEKRVQETGEIYWPHSNPIRKSTDTMENSSEAILIWLPLIVLFLTLVGILAPLGFPFQKVPGSAFRTALSTGYLFAAIILMILMVYYGVKNWSESLEIYYYGMSKMMNVSVILVLAWALGTVGKGLGTANYIIDITQGSLPAWAVPALVFIIGGIMSFATGSSWGTFAIMMPLVIPMAFSLGSPMYVCIGAVLSGGLFGDHCSPISDTTILSSTGAGCDHIDHVKTQLPYALINGTVSFIGYIIAGITGSVIVLFISIVLLVISIIILSKTKGTRIKNLTIDEIEALKGEKL, translated from the coding sequence ATGGAACATATGGGAATTTTATCTATTTTACCAGTTATATTGGCTATTATTATTGCAATCAAGACTAAAAATGTAGTGCCAGCTTTGTTTATAGGTGTATTTACAGGAGTATTAATTCTTGTGGGGGGAAATCCTATTACAGGCATAACGACCATGATTAAAGAATATCTATTTACACAATTAACCGACAGCTACAATGCAGGGGTTCTAGTGCTATTAGTATTTATCGGAGGATTTGTGGGACTAATGGAGAAATCTGGAGGAGCCGCCGCCTTTGCACTGAAAGTGGCAGGTGTGATTAATAACAGATTTAAGGTGCAGCTTTCGGCATGGCTCGGAGGTATTATCGTATTTTTCTCGGATTTGGGAACACCCCTTATTGTAGGGCCTATCTTTGAACCCCTAGCGGATAAACTGAGGGTCTCTAGAGAGAAGCTTGCGTGGATTTTAGATTCAACCGCATCACCGGTAGCAGTGTTAGTTCCCTTCATAGGTTGGGGAGTATATGTGATGGGATTAATACAAAAAGAGTTTGAGGTATTAAGCATTGCCGAATCCGATTGGACTGCATTTATTAGAGCAATACCATTTCAATTTTATCCAATTATGGCAGTGTTAATGGTGCCTATAGTGGCATATACGGGTTTTGAATTTAGTGCAATGGCAAAGGCCGAAAAGAGGGTACAAGAAACCGGCGAGATATATTGGCCCCATTCAAATCCAATTAGAAAATCAACAGATACTATGGAAAACAGTAGTGAAGCCATATTGATTTGGCTGCCATTGATTGTACTTTTCCTAACATTGGTAGGGATATTGGCTCCCCTAGGCTTCCCATTTCAAAAAGTACCAGGAAGTGCATTTAGAACAGCACTAAGTACAGGGTATTTATTTGCAGCAATTATACTTATGATCTTGATGGTGTATTATGGGGTTAAAAACTGGAGTGAGAGTCTAGAGATATATTATTATGGGATGAGTAAAATGATGAATGTCTCAGTAATACTAGTATTGGCTTGGGCCTTGGGTACAGTTGGGAAGGGTCTAGGAACTGCAAACTATATTATTGATATTACTCAAGGTAGTTTACCGGCATGGGCTGTTCCTGCCCTCGTATTTATTATTGGTGGGATTATGTCCTTTGCAACGGGTTCATCCTGGGGTACCTTTGCCATAATGATGCCTTTAGTTATTCCAATGGCATTTAGCTTGGGTTCACCAATGTATGTATGTATTGGGGCGGTTCTTTCCGGTGGATTGTTTGGAGATCATTGTTCTCCTATATCAGACACCACCATATTATCTTCAACCGGTGCAGGATGTGACCATATTGACCACGTAAAGACACAGCTGCCCTATGCTTTGATAAATGGAACCGTAAGTTTTATTGGATATATTATTGCAGGAATAACTGGAAGCGTAATTGTATTATTTATTTCCATAGTATTATTAGTTATTTCAATAATTATATTATCTAAGACTAAAGGGACAAGAATAAAGAATCTGACTATAGATGAAATAGAAGCCCTTAAAGGAGAAAAACTATAA
- a CDS encoding NAD-dependent malic enzyme — MVNYNEMALKLHKENMGKISVVSKVKVENKDDLSTAYTPGVAQPCREIDKNKEAVYDYTSKGNLVAVVSDGTAVLGLGDIGASASIPVMEGKAVLFKSFANVDAFPICLDTKDVDEIVRTVKLLEPVFGGINLEDIAAPRCFEIESRLKETLDIPVFHDDQHGTAIVVAAGLINALKLADKKMEDIEVVVNGPGSAGIAISKLLLKLGAKNIVLCGIKGALHKGSEDINWAQAEMIKITNKNNETGTLEEVLKGKDVFIGVSAPNIVTKEMISTMADKSIVFAMANPVPEIMPDEAKKGGVFIMGTGRSDFPNQVNNVLAFPGIFRGALDVRASDINEEMKIAAAHAVANTISEDELDVDNILPKAFDMRIAENVAEAVKKAAIETGIARKK; from the coding sequence ATGGTAAATTACAATGAAATGGCACTAAAATTACATAAAGAAAATATGGGGAAAATATCAGTTGTAAGTAAAGTCAAGGTTGAAAATAAGGATGACCTATCCACAGCCTATACTCCCGGGGTAGCTCAGCCCTGTAGAGAAATAGATAAAAACAAAGAAGCGGTTTATGATTATACATCTAAGGGAAATCTGGTAGCAGTAGTAAGTGATGGAACGGCTGTACTGGGATTAGGAGATATAGGGGCATCTGCATCTATTCCAGTAATGGAGGGAAAGGCAGTGCTTTTTAAAAGCTTCGCAAATGTAGATGCATTTCCCATATGCTTAGACACTAAGGATGTTGATGAGATAGTTAGAACCGTTAAGCTGTTGGAACCCGTATTTGGAGGAATCAACCTAGAAGATATAGCGGCACCAAGATGCTTTGAAATCGAGTCAAGACTAAAGGAGACCTTAGATATACCAGTATTCCATGATGATCAACATGGTACAGCCATTGTAGTTGCGGCAGGACTTATTAACGCATTGAAGTTAGCAGATAAAAAAATGGAAGATATTGAAGTTGTTGTTAATGGCCCTGGGTCTGCCGGTATAGCCATATCGAAATTACTTTTAAAGCTAGGTGCTAAAAATATAGTCCTATGTGGAATAAAAGGGGCCCTACATAAAGGGTCAGAAGACATCAATTGGGCACAAGCAGAAATGATTAAAATAACAAATAAAAACAATGAAACTGGAACACTAGAAGAAGTATTAAAGGGTAAGGACGTATTTATAGGAGTATCAGCACCTAATATTGTGACAAAAGAAATGATATCAACAATGGCAGACAAATCCATAGTTTTCGCTATGGCTAATCCCGTCCCAGAAATAATGCCCGATGAGGCAAAAAAAGGTGGAGTATTTATAATGGGAACAGGAAGATCTGATTTTCCAAATCAAGTAAATAATGTTTTAGCTTTTCCTGGAATTTTTAGAGGCGCATTAGATGTAAGAGCATCGGATATAAATGAAGAGATGAAGATAGCTGCGGCCCATGCTGTGGCTAACACCATATCTGAAGACGAATTGGATGTAGACAATATCTTACCTAAGGCATTTGATATGAGGATAGCAGAAAATGTAGCCGAAGCTGTAAAAAAAGCGGCTATAGAAACAGGCATTGCAAGAAAGAAGTAA
- a CDS encoding sigma 54-interacting transcriptional regulator, with protein sequence MIKKKLAVISINEYISEFYSKQLQVLFGKSIEIENYCFDSGTIEAGVKEDIVLISSFTIFEAVKEYVSSDAEIIIANYTLTKKGMNKINGLPKDTKAILVNINPKVCMETISLIFQLGCKNVDLIPVYPGLTDIPDISLAVTPGESRYVPDCVDKVIDIGQRIFDMSTIVDIAVKLGIDEKLGDSKIRKYFNDIVPISFGLEKVLSTNDSLNSKFEALLGIMNQGIIITNSNGLVYSYNKSAENIIGYREEIVVGCNSIKVLPEIPYSQVLRTCKPIRNHLVNINGQDIALTIAPIMNGDILNGAVAVINRFTDIEKNQHKLRQQLINKGHEAKYTFDYIRGKSNSIKNTIDIAKRMAQSNSSVLITGESGTGKELFAQAIHNESPRRSYQFVAVNCAALPENLLESELFGYEGGAFTGAKKEGKLGLFELAHRGTIFLDEIGEMPNKLQSRLLRVLQERKVMRIGGDSLIDIDVRIIAATNRDLKQLVKMKRFRNDLYFRLNVLPLKIPGLKHRKEDVLLLIDEFKKEFNTDFSLSKEAKYKFLNHSWEGNIRELKNYVEYLANLRKQIIYPKDLPFDTDLYNRSNYDLKSEEKKIIDRVMVNGNVSDYIFILQILHEGYLNRRRVGRRSISSAADERGIYLSEQEIRKMLLKLEIYGMVIINKGRGGTKITDFGITVFNHLKEVKV encoded by the coding sequence ATGATTAAAAAAAAGTTAGCTGTAATTTCCATTAATGAATATATATCAGAGTTCTATAGTAAACAGCTTCAAGTATTATTCGGTAAGAGTATTGAGATAGAAAATTATTGCTTTGATAGTGGTACTATTGAGGCTGGTGTAAAGGAAGATATTGTATTAATATCTTCCTTTACTATCTTTGAAGCCGTTAAAGAATATGTAAGCAGTGATGCAGAGATTATAATAGCCAACTACACCTTAACAAAAAAAGGAATGAATAAAATTAATGGATTGCCTAAGGATACTAAAGCAATTCTTGTAAACATAAATCCTAAGGTTTGCATGGAAACCATTTCATTAATTTTTCAGTTAGGGTGTAAGAATGTAGATTTGATCCCAGTATACCCAGGTTTGACTGATATACCAGATATTTCCTTAGCCGTAACTCCGGGAGAATCAAGATATGTGCCTGATTGTGTAGACAAAGTCATCGATATTGGACAAAGAATATTTGATATGAGTACTATAGTAGATATTGCGGTTAAGCTGGGCATAGACGAAAAATTGGGAGATTCAAAGATTAGAAAATACTTTAACGATATTGTTCCTATCAGCTTCGGATTAGAAAAAGTACTAAGTACCAATGATAGTCTTAATAGTAAGTTTGAGGCTTTATTAGGCATTATGAATCAAGGCATTATTATCACCAATTCTAACGGTTTGGTTTATTCGTATAATAAAAGTGCTGAAAATATAATTGGATATAGGGAAGAGATAGTAGTTGGCTGTAATTCAATTAAGGTATTACCGGAGATTCCCTATTCACAGGTATTAAGAACATGTAAACCCATAAGAAACCATCTGGTAAATATTAATGGACAGGATATTGCATTAACCATAGCTCCCATAATGAATGGTGATATTCTAAATGGGGCTGTTGCAGTTATAAATCGATTTACGGATATTGAAAAAAATCAACATAAATTAAGGCAGCAGCTTATTAATAAAGGACATGAAGCAAAATATACCTTTGATTATATCAGAGGTAAAAGTAACTCAATAAAAAATACTATAGATATAGCAAAACGAATGGCTCAATCCAACTCATCTGTTCTTATTACAGGGGAAAGTGGTACTGGAAAAGAATTGTTTGCTCAAGCAATACACAATGAATCTCCCAGGAGAAGTTATCAATTTGTGGCAGTGAACTGTGCGGCTTTGCCAGAGAACCTATTGGAAAGCGAACTGTTTGGATATGAGGGAGGGGCTTTTACAGGAGCAAAAAAGGAAGGAAAATTAGGACTTTTTGAATTGGCCCATAGGGGAACCATCTTCTTAGATGAAATTGGAGAGATGCCAAACAAACTACAGTCAAGATTGCTACGGGTATTGCAGGAGAGAAAAGTCATGAGGATAGGTGGAGACAGTTTAATAGACATAGATGTGAGAATCATAGCAGCAACAAACCGTGATCTAAAACAATTAGTGAAAATGAAGAGATTTAGAAATGATTTATATTTTAGACTAAATGTACTACCCTTAAAAATACCAGGGCTGAAACATAGAAAAGAAGATGTTCTCTTATTAATAGATGAATTCAAAAAAGAGTTTAATACGGATTTTTCACTATCTAAGGAAGCTAAATATAAGTTTTTAAACCATAGCTGGGAGGGTAATATCAGGGAACTAAAAAATTATGTTGAATATTTAGCAAATTTAAGGAAACAAATCATCTATCCTAAGGATCTTCCCTTTGATACAGATTTATATAACAGAAGTAATTATGATCTAAAGAGTGAAGAAAAGAAAATTATTGATAGGGTTATGGTCAATGGAAATGTTTCGGATTATATATTTATATTGCAGATATTGCATGAGGGCTATTTAAATCGTAGAAGAGTAGGGCGAAGAAGTATTTCTAGTGCCGCTGATGAAAGAGGAATTTATTTATCAGAACAAGAAATTAGGAAAATGTTATTAAAGCTAGAAATATACGGAATGGTCATCATCAATAAAGGCAGAGGTGGTACAAAAATCACTGATTTTGGTATTACTGTTTTCAATCATTTAAAAGAAGTAAAGGTATAA
- the asnA gene encoding aspartate--ammonia ligase translates to MKSLEKALIIPKGYELKMNLIDTEIGIKSIKDHFQRTLAKNLELTRVSAPLFVRPETGLNDDLNGVERPVAFDVLGIGGREVQVVHSLAKWKRMALDKYGFDMGKGLYTDMDAIRRDEELDNLHSIYVDQWDWEKIISKEDRTEETLRDTVLKIYSVFKSTEEEICSLYPTLEKQLPDDIFFITSQELEDKYPQLTPKQREDAIAKEKGAVFVMHIGGELESGIKHDGRAPDYDDWTLNGDILFWYPVLEMAFEVSSMGIRVDEEALERQLELAGCEERKELPYHKDLLEGKLPYTIGGGIGQSRMCMYFLQKAHIGEVQAAIWPEEMIKECEKENIMLL, encoded by the coding sequence ATGAAATCTTTAGAAAAAGCGTTAATTATACCAAAAGGATATGAATTGAAAATGAATTTAATAGATACAGAAATTGGAATCAAAAGCATTAAGGATCATTTCCAAAGGACACTAGCAAAAAATCTTGAGTTAACAAGGGTATCGGCACCACTTTTTGTTAGACCAGAAACGGGACTAAACGATGATTTAAATGGTGTAGAAAGACCCGTTGCCTTTGATGTGTTAGGAATTGGCGGAAGGGAAGTTCAGGTGGTACATTCACTGGCTAAATGGAAGCGTATGGCATTGGATAAATATGGATTTGATATGGGTAAGGGATTGTACACCGATATGGATGCCATAAGAAGGGACGAGGAGCTGGATAACCTGCACTCTATATATGTTGATCAATGGGACTGGGAAAAAATTATATCAAAGGAAGACAGAACGGAAGAAACTTTAAGGGATACAGTATTAAAGATATATAGTGTTTTTAAGTCAACTGAAGAAGAAATATGTAGCCTTTATCCAACCCTTGAAAAACAGCTACCCGATGATATATTCTTCATAACATCCCAGGAGCTTGAAGACAAGTATCCTCAACTTACTCCTAAACAGAGGGAGGATGCAATAGCCAAAGAAAAGGGTGCCGTATTTGTTATGCACATAGGTGGAGAGCTTGAATCAGGTATAAAGCATGATGGTAGGGCTCCAGATTATGATGATTGGACTTTAAATGGAGATATACTTTTCTGGTATCCAGTTTTAGAAATGGCTTTCGAAGTATCTTCTATGGGTATTAGGGTTGATGAAGAGGCGTTGGAAAGACAGCTGGAATTGGCTGGTTGTGAGGAACGTAAAGAGCTTCCATACCATAAAGATCTATTGGAAGGAAAGCTTCCATATACTATTGGAGGAGGAATAGGACAATCAAGAATGTGTATGTATTTCCTTCAAAAAGCCCATATAGGAGAAGTTCAAGCAGCAATTTGGCCTGAAGAAATGATTAAGGAATGTGAAAAAGAGAACATAATGTTATTATAA
- a CDS encoding chromate transporter, with amino-acid sequence MIELFKIYWIFFKVGLFTIGGGLAALPLLQNEALTRGWVTKGQFADMIAVSQSTPGPIGINMATYVGFNQMGTLGSVVATLGMVTPSIIIICIIAKFLRHFNENRIVQGIFVGLRPAVTGLIAAAAFSISLISMFNVDLFKSTDNIIDLFNFKALILFGVFMYATNKWKYHPIYYIAMAGLVGLFIF; translated from the coding sequence ATGATTGAGTTATTTAAGATTTATTGGATTTTCTTTAAAGTGGGTTTATTTACTATTGGGGGAGGTTTAGCAGCTCTTCCTTTACTACAAAATGAAGCTTTGACCCGGGGATGGGTGACCAAGGGACAATTTGCAGATATGATTGCCGTTTCCCAATCTACACCGGGACCAATTGGTATAAACATGGCTACCTATGTGGGCTTCAACCAGATGGGAACTTTGGGTTCTGTGGTTGCTACATTGGGGATGGTAACGCCCTCCATTATTATTATTTGTATTATTGCTAAGTTTTTAAGGCATTTTAATGAAAATAGGATAGTACAAGGGATTTTTGTAGGTCTAAGGCCAGCCGTAACGGGGCTTATTGCCGCAGCGGCCTTTAGTATCTCCTTAATTTCCATGTTTAATGTAGATCTTTTTAAATCCACAGATAATATAATAGATTTATTTAATTTTAAAGCCCTAATTTTATTTGGAGTTTTTATGTATGCTACAAATAAATGGAAGTATCACCCCATATACTATATAGCTATGGCGGGGTTAGTTGGACTATTTATCTTTTAG
- the argH gene encoding argininosuccinate lyase — protein sequence MANLWGGRFSKDMDKLVEEFNASITFDINLYEYDIDGSIAHVTMLAEQGIVTENESKQIIVALRKIKEGISKGDIKFTTAQEDIHMAVESVLIKELGDVGRKLHTARSRNDQANLDTRMYLREQIKIILQLLIDLEETILQKSDENKEWIIPGFTHLQHAQPVTIGFHLMAYFQKFRRDIDRLIECYDRVDYCPLGACALAGTTLPINRQRTAQLLNFKHVSENAMDTVSDRDFIIEFLCFASMCMMHLSRFSEEFILWNSQEFGFINIDDSFCTGSSIMPQKKNPDIPELIRGKTGRVYGSLMNLLTVVKGLPLAFNKDFQEDKEAMFDTVKTIKNCILIFTKMLEKTSFNYENIEKHMIKGFLNATDVAETFVKNGIPFRKAHEIVGKMVKYCEEQHIEIDELTDEDLIKIDCPLSRDSFGSLRYLDSVKNRNSFGGTAPKEVERQINEGKRFLQNIKNMNTL from the coding sequence ATGGCTAATCTATGGGGAGGCCGTTTTTCCAAGGACATGGATAAACTAGTTGAGGAATTTAATGCTTCTATTACCTTTGATATCAATCTTTATGAATATGATATTGATGGAAGCATTGCCCATGTCACAATGCTTGCAGAGCAGGGGATAGTGACAGAGAATGAAAGCAAACAGATTATTGTTGCTTTAAGAAAAATTAAAGAAGGTATTAGCAAGGGCGATATAAAATTTACAACGGCCCAGGAAGATATACATATGGCTGTGGAATCTGTCTTGATTAAAGAGCTAGGGGATGTTGGGAGGAAACTGCATACCGCTAGAAGTAGGAATGATCAAGCCAATTTAGATACTAGAATGTATTTAAGAGAGCAAATTAAAATCATATTACAGCTTTTAATTGATCTAGAGGAAACAATTCTTCAAAAATCAGATGAAAATAAAGAATGGATTATACCTGGTTTTACTCATTTACAGCATGCTCAGCCCGTTACCATAGGATTTCATTTGATGGCATACTTTCAAAAGTTTAGACGGGATATAGATAGGTTGATAGAATGTTATGATAGAGTGGATTATTGTCCCTTGGGAGCTTGTGCATTGGCAGGAACGACCTTGCCAATCAATAGGCAAAGAACAGCCCAGTTATTAAACTTCAAACATGTAAGCGAAAATGCAATGGATACAGTTAGTGACAGAGATTTTATAATAGAATTTTTATGTTTTGCTTCTATGTGTATGATGCATTTAAGTAGATTTTCTGAGGAATTTATACTTTGGAACTCACAGGAATTTGGTTTCATCAATATCGATGATAGCTTTTGTACAGGTAGTAGTATTATGCCTCAAAAGAAAAACCCGGATATACCAGAATTAATTAGGGGGAAAACAGGTAGAGTTTATGGAAGCTTAATGAACCTACTTACTGTGGTTAAGGGATTACCATTAGCTTTTAATAAGGATTTTCAAGAGGATAAGGAAGCTATGTTTGATACGGTTAAGACGATTAAGAATTGTATACTAATATTTACAAAAATGCTTGAAAAGACATCCTTTAACTATGAAAATATAGAAAAACATATGATAAAGGGCTTTCTAAACGCCACCGATGTTGCGGAAACTTTTGTGAAGAATGGTATACCCTTTAGAAAGGCCCATGAGATTGTTGGTAAGATGGTAAAATACTGTGAAGAACAACATATTGAGATTGATGAATTAACGGATGAAGATTTGATTAAAATAGATTGCCCATTATCAAGGGATTCCTTTGGCAGTCTCAGATATTTAGACAGTGTAAAAAATAGAAATTCTTTTGGAGGAACAGCTCCGAAAGAAGTAGAAAGACAGATTAATGAAGGGAAAAGATTTTTACAAAATATAAAAAACATGAATACGCTATAA
- a CDS encoding fumarate hydratase, translating into MRKLNVKEIVEAVKEMCISANYNLGKDVLSAFEKSKAEEASPVGKGIIENLIKNAKIAKESQMPMCQDTGMAVIFVQLGQEVQLIGGNITDAINEGVRQGYSEGYLRKSVVGDPLLRKNTGDNTPAIIYYDIVPGDRVKITIAPKGFGSENMSKTKMLKPSDGIKGVEDFVVETVSQAGPNPCPPIVVGVGIGGTLDKATYMAKKSLTRAVGEHNEIQYIKEMEKRLLEKINNLGIGPQGLGGSTTALAVNIEVFATHIAGLPVAVNINCHASRHEERII; encoded by the coding sequence ATGCGGAAATTAAATGTAAAAGAAATTGTTGAAGCTGTGAAGGAAATGTGTATCAGTGCAAATTATAATCTAGGAAAAGATGTTTTGAGTGCATTTGAAAAATCTAAAGCAGAAGAAGCGTCTCCAGTAGGTAAGGGGATAATTGAGAACTTGATTAAGAATGCTAAAATAGCTAAGGAAAGCCAAATGCCCATGTGTCAGGATACTGGTATGGCCGTGATATTTGTTCAGCTAGGACAAGAAGTTCAGCTTATAGGTGGAAATATTACTGATGCAATAAATGAAGGAGTTAGACAAGGGTATAGCGAAGGATATCTTAGAAAATCTGTTGTAGGAGACCCCTTGCTAAGAAAAAATACAGGGGATAATACACCTGCAATAATATATTATGATATAGTTCCAGGAGATAGGGTGAAAATAACAATAGCACCTAAGGGTTTTGGTAGTGAAAATATGAGTAAAACCAAAATGTTAAAGCCCTCTGATGGAATAAAGGGTGTAGAGGATTTTGTGGTTGAAACAGTATCCCAGGCGGGACCTAATCCATGTCCTCCTATAGTTGTAGGAGTAGGAATTGGAGGAACCTTGGATAAAGCAACCTATATGGCTAAAAAATCTTTAACAAGAGCTGTTGGTGAACATAATGAGATCCAGTATATAAAAGAAATGGAAAAAAGACTCTTAGAAAAAATTAATAATCTCGGTATAGGGCCACAGGGGCTAGGGGGAAGCACTACTGCCCTCGCCGTTAATATTGAAGTTTTTGCAACCCATATAGCAGGATTGCCTGTAGCGGTAAATATAAATTGCCATGCTTCTAGACATGAAGAAAGGATTATATAA
- a CDS encoding Fe-S-containing hydro-lyase yields the protein MSENIKKITTPLTEEKVKALRAGDTVYISGTIFTGRDAAHQRLMDSIKKGEELPFDIEDQIIYYVGPAPAKPGQAIGSAGPTTSYRMDDLTVPLLKLGLNGMIGKGSRSQKVIEGMKEHGAIYFAAIGGAGALIADSIKRAKIIAYDDLGPEAIRKLEVEDFPVIVVIDSEGNNLYETEREKYKK from the coding sequence ATGTCTGAGAATATAAAAAAAATAACAACACCTTTGACCGAAGAAAAAGTCAAAGCTTTAAGGGCAGGGGACACAGTGTATATAAGTGGAACCATATTTACAGGTAGAGATGCAGCCCATCAAAGATTAATGGATTCAATTAAAAAAGGAGAAGAACTCCCCTTTGATATTGAAGATCAAATCATATATTATGTGGGGCCAGCTCCAGCAAAGCCGGGACAAGCCATAGGCTCTGCTGGACCTACCACTAGCTATAGAATGGATGACTTGACAGTTCCACTGCTTAAGCTTGGATTGAATGGAATGATTGGGAAGGGAAGTAGAAGTCAAAAAGTAATAGAGGGAATGAAAGAACATGGAGCAATATATTTTGCCGCCATAGGTGGTGCCGGGGCTCTCATTGCAGATTCAATAAAAAGGGCAAAAATTATTGCCTATGATGATTTAGGCCCCGAAGCCATAAGGAAATTAGAAGTAGAGGATTTCCCTGTGATAGTAGTTATAGATAGTGAAGGTAATAATTTATATGAAACAGAAAGAGAAAAGTATAAAAAATAG
- a CDS encoding TetR/AcrR family transcriptional regulator codes for MRKKKKKIQKRRMMGYFIDAANQIIENEGIESVTIRKVADIAGYNSATLYNYFNDLNHLLFFASMKYLKDYAFSLPDYIKNSKDDLEKFLNIWKCFCYHSFKKPKIYHIIFFEKYSDSISDVIKEYYSIFPEELGDQSMETLPMLMEKNIYARDMAVLRSCVNAGFVKEEHLEQINEMILLIYEGMLLRILNNQVNYTTDEAVDKTVKYMKQTLCAFRN; via the coding sequence GCAAATCAAATCATTGAAAATGAAGGCATAGAGTCAGTAACCATTCGGAAGGTAGCTGATATTGCTGGTTATAACAGTGCTACACTTTACAATTATTTTAATGATCTCAATCATTTACTTTTTTTTGCTTCTATGAAATACCTAAAGGATTATGCATTTAGTTTACCTGATTATATAAAAAATTCTAAAGATGATTTAGAGAAGTTCTTAAATATTTGGAAATGTTTTTGTTATCATTCATTTAAGAAACCTAAGATTTATCATATTATCTTTTTTGAAAAATATAGTGATTCCATTAGTGATGTAATTAAGGAATACTATTCAATTTTCCCCGAAGAATTAGGAGACCAGTCAATGGAGACCCTCCCGATGCTTATGGAAAAGAATATTTATGCTAGAGATATGGCTGTTCTTAGATCATGTGTTAATGCAGGATTTGTTAAAGAGGAACATTTAGAACAAATAAATGAAATGATACTTTTAATCTACGAAGGTATGCTTTTAAGGATATTAAATAATCAAGTTAACTATACTACAGATGAAGCAGTTGATAAAACAGTTAAATATATGAAACAAACCCTATGTGCCTTTAGAAATTAG